One Besnoitia besnoiti strain Bb-Ger1 chromosome VIII, whole genome shotgun sequence DNA segment encodes these proteins:
- a CDS encoding putative membrane protein (encoded by transcript BESB_082840) — MEVVLLDDRIAVFVLFPIFLAVVLVSILRQNLAAAVRAPRTPDLQRLQLNSLLQRVGLLRGSNGRVLPTAAFQGRVTFYTDRECGVMGSLLREFDGQQNPMKTLESFAKQDPHQTMGMLKGQMSFIFLQGGMAYFINYLFPDFLVAKMPFPLTFRFKSMLQRGIDLPSLDVTYVSSLSWYFLIMMSSGGLLQLLSALWSNQQEKLQPLAEARAEEQTGVQALMMMDAAMPPMMMMPGMGGPDPKKQLTQERDALEMTTHHFALEGIEKRLLLKFEEENKASAGVVEAR, encoded by the exons ATGGAGGTCGTCTTGCTCGATGATCGGATCGCGGTCTTCGTGCTGTTCCCGATCTTCCTCGCCGTGGTGCTTGTCTCGATTCTGAGACAAaacctcgccgcggccgtacgagcgccgcgaactcCAGATCTTCAGCGCCTTCAGCTCAA ctcgcttctgcagcgcgtcggTTTGCTGCGCGGCTCCAACGGGCGGGTGCTCCCTACGGCGGCCTTTCAGGGCCGGGTGACCTTCTACACAGACCGCGAATGCGGAGTGATGGGCTCGCTCCTGCGTGAATTCGACGGACAGCAGAATCCCATGAAAACACTCGAGTCTTTCGCGAAGCAAG ATCCGCATCAGACGATGGGTATGCTCAAGGGGCAGATGTCCTTCATCTTCCTGCAAGGCGGCATGGCTTACTTCATCAATTACCTCTTCCCTGATTTCCTCGTCG cgAAAATGCCTTTCCCTCTCACCTTCCGGTTCAAGTCGATGCTTCAGCGAGGAATTGACTTGCCCTCCCTGGATGTTACTTATGTCTCCTCCCTGTCTTG GTACTTTTTGATTATGATGAGCAGCGGAGGACTGTTGCAGCTCCTGTCGGCGTTGTGGTCTAACCAGCAGGAGAAACTTCAGCCGcttgcagaggcgcgcgccgaagagcaGACAGGCGTTCAGGCGTTGATGATGATGGATGCAG CAATGCCACCGATGATGATGATGCCCGGCATGGGCGGTCCCGACCCGAAGAAGCAGCTGACGCAGGAGCGCGACGCTCTCGAGATGACG acACACCACTTCGCACTCGAAGGCATTGAGAAGCGCTTGCTTTTGAAGTTTGAGGAAGAAAACAAGGCTTCAGCTGGGGTTGTGGAGGCGCGTTAA